ACAACCGCTGGACTAAGAAGCATCCAGCCTTCGTTTATTATTGCCGGCATTTTAAATCAAACTATTTCTTTTGTCCATTTTTTCTTATCAGGGTTTTTCTTGAAAATACCGGACCTCTAAAAACACAAAATAAATTACAAAAAAACCATATAAAACAATCACACTATCTCAATACCATAAAAAACCTGTAATTCAAGCTTTTATTTTTCAGGTTATATGATAGAATGAACTCAAATTTTAAATAATGCTGAGGAATTGTCCTATGTTAAACAAAAACAGCTACATTCTACTATTTATACTAGCGCTCTGTACATTGTCCGTATTCGTCAGTTTTTTTCAAATTTCGACTTTTCCCAGCCAATCTAAAAAAAGATTTTTATCAACACAATCCAAAATTCTGGTTGTTAATATAGAAGGCGTTATCCAAAGTGAGGTAAGCAAAGACAAACTAAGTTTCTCTGACAACTCCTCACATCGAGCGCTAGTCTCACTCCAGCAAGCGGCGTATACCGCCAACATAAAAGGTGTATTGATACGAATTAATAGCCCAGGAGGAACTGTCGGAGCATCTCAGGAACTCTATAATGCAATATCGCGGATTCGAAAATCGAAAAAATATGTTGCGGTATCTATCGCTGACATCGGTGCTTCAGGCGGTTATTACACAGCCAGTGCTGCTAATTACATCTTTGCCAACAAAGGCTCGCTCGTGGGAAGTATCGGGGTTATCATGCACGGGTTTAACCTGGAAGAACTGTTTAAAAAAGTTGGAATAGAAGACAAAACATTCAAGTCCGGACTCTACAAAGATATCATGTCGTACTCGAGGGAATCAACGCCTGTCGAAAAAGAAATGATCCAGAGCATGCTTGATGAAGTCCACAATCAATTTATCAGCGATGTTTTAGCCTATCGAAAAGAAAAAATCACAAACATTGACTCGGTATCCCAAGGCCAGATTTTCACGGGTTCCCAGGCCTTGTCATTAGGGCTCATAGATGGTCTTGGCGGTGAGATTGAAGCACTCGAATACTTATCAAAAAAGCTCGGAATCAAATTAACAGAGTCAACCGTTGTTTATGAAAAAGGCTCTTTTTGGGAAAGATTATTATCAGAGGTAGGCATGGATTCAAAAGTCACCTCCCTTCTTAAGCTTCTTAACTTACTCAACTACAAAGTCATACTCTAATGAATATATATAATCAGATCTCACTTATAACTAACTTTTTTCTTACTCCGAAGCTAACCGCTAAAAAAACCGGGGCAAGAGATGTTAGCTTTCTTTATGTTTTCACATTACTCTTTATTGCAACGATATCTTTCGAAGTGTCGAAGCTAATATTGTACAGGCAATCCAAACCTGTCATTGCGATTATCTCAGATTCCCTTGCATCGATGATCATGTTTTTAATAGAATTATTCCTGTTCGAAGCGATTGTCATCCTTATGGCGGCAATCCTCAAAAAAAAGGTAATCAGCAGAAAAATAGTTTATTTTTCTATTCTGGCATTTGTACCCTCCATCTTATTCACTCCGCTTGCAGCTCTTAGCACCTCACTGGGAACATTGAGCAGTTCATTCATCTGGATCAGCTTTTCCGTTATTGTCTTTTACCAATTATATTTATTATTTTCAACCATTAAAGTAACACTTGAAATTTCTTCACTGAGGACATTATTTCTATTACTTAGCCCTTTTATAATTCTCTTCATTTTTCTCCTTATTATTCTTGCAAAAATATTATCATAATAATGCTATACTAAATGTAACCGGAATTACAATTTCTCACGAAGCAAAAAGGCACGAAAAAAGAAAAGGTCCTCCCCGCTATCAAGGCTTAAGAAACCATCGAAAACACCAGGCATTCAATGCTGAACAATTTTTTGGTGAATGGCAGTAAACCTTTAGAAAAAGCAGTATTTTTCGCAAAATATAATTGCTTCAAAAAACAGTAAATGTTATTATACCACTATCAAAACCATAGGAGATTTTTTTCAAGAAAGGACTAGACATAAATGGACCATATTGTTCCTCAAGAAGTTTTTTTAACCAAAGGTATCGGAAGGCACAAAGAGAAGCTTTCCTCCTTTGAAATGGCGCTCCGCGATGCGGGAATAGCTTATTGTAACCTTGTCAGAGTATCAAGTATATTTCCTCCTCACTGTAAGATCATTACCCAAGAAGAAGGCCGTGAAAGAATAAAACCGGGACAGATTGTATTCTGCGTTCTTTCAGATATAGCGACTAACGAGCCGAATAGACTCATCGCTTCATCCGTTGGTATAGCAATTCCTGGCGATAAGAATAATTATGGGTATTTATCAGAGCATCACTCATATGGAGAAACAGAACAAATAGCTGGCGATTACGCAGAAGATTTAGCTGCCGAAATGCTTGCCACTACTCTTGGTATAGATGTTTCTCAAGATCTCAAATGGGACGAAAGAAAAGAAATATGGAAGATGGAAGATAAGATCGTTAACACAATGAACATTACGCAATCCGGCATTGGGGATCCTAAAGGATTATGGACTACTGTTGTTGCTGCTGCTGTATTAATTCTCTAATCAATTATTCCTATTAATTCTATAAAAAATAAGGGGCTTAAAACAGCCCCTTATTTTTTATATGCAAATACAAATATCATAATGATAGTGTTGTTTCCACCATAGGAATATTAACTCCCAAGTTAATAGACGGGACATACTCGTTAGACT
Above is a window of Candidatus Margulisiibacteriota bacterium DNA encoding:
- the sppA gene encoding signal peptide peptidase SppA, coding for MLRNCPMLNKNSYILLFILALCTLSVFVSFFQISTFPSQSKKRFLSTQSKILVVNIEGVIQSEVSKDKLSFSDNSSHRALVSLQQAAYTANIKGVLIRINSPGGTVGASQELYNAISRIRKSKKYVAVSIADIGASGGYYTASAANYIFANKGSLVGSIGVIMHGFNLEELFKKVGIEDKTFKSGLYKDIMSYSRESTPVEKEMIQSMLDEVHNQFISDVLAYRKEKITNIDSVSQGQIFTGSQALSLGLIDGLGGEIEALEYLSKKLGIKLTESTVVYEKGSFWERLLSEVGMDSKVTSLLKLLNLLNYKVIL
- a CDS encoding arginine decarboxylase, pyruvoyl-dependent, which codes for MVPQEVFLTKGIGRHKEKLSSFEMALRDAGIAYCNLVRVSSIFPPHCKIITQEEGRERIKPGQIVFCVLSDIATNEPNRLIASSVGIAIPGDKNNYGYLSEHHSYGETEQIAGDYAEDLAAEMLATTLGIDVSQDLKWDERKEIWKMEDKIVNTMNITQSGIGDPKGLWTTVVAAAVLIL